tggatggcggggtttacccataacttggggatgggctcctccttttctgcggagctctggggtatcttgtcaggtattaaactcgccattcgcatgggtgttaaaaagctctcggtggaatctgataatctggaggctattaacaggatttcagatagccaggctgtttgtctgaagagccagaatctcatcaaagctattttgagggttcgtcctgcctttgagtatcttaatttctcccatatttttagggagcaaaaccgcgtggcggatcgcttagcagctgctgggcatgggagaatgttaggtgtttctaccctctctgttcctccttcttttcttttgccttctctcctagaggataggattggggtcagccttcctagactgatcccggtgtaggttttttgttggttttgtttttttttctttcctttcttaccaaaaaaaaagatagtACAATTTGTATATTAAATGTTTTTATATAatgtttatttaatataaatctaaaaaatagaaaaatgcaaatccgattaatcttcAGGAGTCTTGTCCGCCCGACTAAAGTCTAACGACTTTTATAACACTGGTCCTAAGTAGCCGGCAGGACTTATTACCATTTTAATATGTCTAAGCCCGGTCATTTGATGCGGGTCTAGGTGGCCGGGCAGTTACCCGGACCCTGGACAGCTACTCTGAAGTTACGGAACAACGTAAGAATTGCATATTACTGTCTCCTGAATGATCTGCTTCTGTATCCAAAGCACTATAATTCATTGTAATTTATTAACTACACTCTCAGCTTACTCATTAATCCTTACCtcagttgcgttcacatggaccctgataaccacataaatttggtcattcaccttTAGATCTAGGCGAAttaaatcctaaggtggagattcaaaacatcttaaggcttatatttaatccgcctagatctaaaggttaatgaccaaatttacgtggtcatcagagtccatgtgaacgcaactgaTCCTTATTTATAcaatccaaaaataaataaattagattTTATTACTCAAAATTGTACCATATTTCAAACTGTAACGTGGAACAATGGAACAATGATAAAATTCAAGAATGAAATGGAAATTTTGTATATAAGAAGAGTatacaaattataaaatttcttAAGTTTCCGTTTCCatttaaaattatgttttaaaaataacatttaccaGCATCCATTTCAATTTCAATATACGTTTCTATCTATTTCCGAATCCGTACAACATAGCAAAAACAGAAGACTACACTAAATACAGTTATATTAGATTAGATGAGTTTCCTCAGAAAATGCACAAGTTTAGTGAAATCTCAATTTTAGATTTTCTTAGTTTCGGTGTAAAATGAATATATTTCAATTCCATAATGTTTTGGAGGATTTTCAGTTGCCTCCGTAATTAAAAATCATTCGGATCATGTCACATCAGCAGTTAGTAAGTAGATAAATTTTTTTCCTCAAAACTATACCACACTTGAATCTCGGAACACaatcattgaattcaaaatagGCTGCTGAAGTCTCAAATGAAACTAAAAGAAATGTTAACTTGTTTACTGAATTCTACAAAAGAGCTGAATATTCAACTTTCCATTACTAAAAATCATGAACTACACTATTCGGAGACAACggaacaaaagggagaaatcaGGGCCAATGTTCGTAAGGTTACAAAAAACGCGATTCTTTTTCTTCAATTCTCTCGATCTGTCTTCGCAATATCAGCAGTTGGGGTAGTTAATCTATCATCGGGAGCGATTATCACGAGTCAGTAGTTAGAACTTAGAATGAATGCTTTAGTATTGTTAGTACTAATAACTAAACCAAACCACCATCCAATTCATACATCGAAACAGAACATTACACGAAAAATTCCAGTTAGATTAGTTACCTCAGCAAATGCAGAGGTCTGCAGAAGAAGAAGTTAGTGAAGTCTCAATTGGAGTTCTATCAGTATCATCACTGCATCGAAAACCGGCTAACTCAGTTTCATACACATCTATAACCATATCAACCACAAATTAGCAACAATGTGAATTCTTATTCTACGCACGAAAAGAGAAACGATTTCATTATTATAACTTCTTATTTTCAATGCACCGGATACAATAATCATAGTCCTTGGTTCTGGTGTGTCAAGTAAAACTCATATCAGTACTCGGTAAATCGCAAACCTGAATCATTTCTTTCTTCCTCTACTTTAATCCCGAGCCAGGCTGGTCCCTTGCATGAACTTCAGCTCGCGCAAGTAGTTTCTCCTGGAACGGACAATGAATTACAAGCTCTTCATGGGTGTCCAAGCAGTTGTTTTCCGACAGCCGAAAAAATGTGCAACCGATTAAGGTTTAGTATTATCCTTCAGCTGCATAGCCTAACAGTACATGCCACAGCCTGTGCCCAATATTTGAGCCTTGCTTTCACATCTTCTGGATGATCACCTAATTGGGGGAAAATGAGAGCAAATTAAGCATAAATCAGATCATTAATGCCCCTAATATCCAAATCAGGCAACACTTATCTCCAAAACTTTCAGATTATGATCTACTAAAATTACTTACTACAACACATAATTGATATCAAAGAGTCATCTTGAATCATTTCAATTGAACAATTACAATGTAACAATACAAAAAAAGTTACAGAATCCCtccaagcaatatatattacaATTCTAAGATCAACCATTTCTTCTGGTTCACAACTAATTGTATTTCTCTAGGGTAAATCACACACATGGCCCCTCGACTTTGGCTTTACTTCCTTTATAGCCCCTAAACTTCAAAATCAGCCTTAAAAATCCCTGAACTTTGCCCCTTATTAACATAAAATTCCCTTAACATTTGATCACTCCAATATATTATGCAACCCTCCATTGTAGAGGAGGTAGAAATGATACTGGAAACAACTTCAATTTTTGcatttttggttttgaaatcaTTTAggtgatgtttagagagaaagccCCAAATATGATGATTTGGAAAATCAAAAATGTGTTTCCATGGAAAAtgtggttctaaacaacttACATTCTTATGATACTTTACCCTATTTCTCTACAAAACATCAAACATCTGACAAAATTCTCACACAAAATTAGGAGTGTCAATTTGGGGTTATTATGTATGTTATGCAAGAAGTTTTCAAATCTATTGAATCTTCTACCATGAAATTCAAAGTTCATCAAAGTAACAAATACATAAACCAGATCAAACACAGTAAGCaaaccagaaatcaactcaaaaTTAAGAAACAGCAAAAGCAAAATAAACTCACCAGGACTAGAGATCTTCCAATTAGCAATAGGACTAGAAACAGCTTCAGAAGCAACAGTAGTAGAGCTTCTCTCGGGATATTTATTCTGATCATCAAGAAACTTCTGACTCAGAGAGTAACAAAGCTCAAGAGCAGGCAAAGTATTACAGAGTTCAGGGATCTCATCATAGCTGAAACCAAACCCTAGATCCAAACATCCTTTCAACTCATCAAGATCATCATCTGTCAAACTCTTCGTCTTCTTCAAATCCTCTTCATTCTCATTATTAGCTACATCCACATACCCCTCAAGCAACAcctgattcttcttcttcttgctgCTGCTATTAGATCTGCTATTTGAATTGAAATTGAAGCTGCTACTGCTGTTGTTGTTTATGCTTTTTCTGCTACTTTCATTAACTTTCTTCCATATTTCATCCCTTTCTAGATCAAATACACCTTCGTCTTGATCCAAATTCGAAAGTTGCGTATGGGTTTCTGCTACTTCTTCTTCGTTTACCAGTAGATTGGAAGAAGAAACCCAAGAATCTTGCTCACAAGAAATgcctaacatttttttttgtttttggttcTCTCTCTCTGTTTGTTTCTCAAATGTGCTTGTGAGACATGGAGATGTGGTGCTTATAAAGCTGCACCCAACTAAAAGAAACAACCTTTTCTTCTTAAAAAttactaataaataaataaaaagtaagaaataatttattcatAGATGTGGACATTAGAATTTTGATGTGATCATGGTAATGGAGTAAAGACTAGGGAAATGTACATGAACATCATACATGATATgttaatttttaaaatgaataatgatagaattttttttataaaaaattagtaattaattaacTGAATGAAATATAAGTTACTCAATCAAAATAATAAACTAATTGATAGGTGtcggttactttgtttttgataaagtaccattacttggtgtatttttaccattggatgatagattagaaaattgatccaattgtgaaaacacacaaagtaagacttactttgttaaaaacaaaggaaGTATAGCCTTTACAAGTTTTTTTATAATACTATTAGTCTCGTaacctatataaaaaaaaagctaGGTTATGTTTAATTTGTTTTTCACAAAATAAGtcttattaatttgtgtaacattatttttttattttataataggataagatataaaaataaccctaacgtttatagttatgagcaattttatccttaacatctaaaatggtgcaattatacccctaacattgacagccaatagcaattttacctctaacattgacaagttgtgtcgatttgagaaataatttatcaaactgttttcTTAGTCATTAatattgttatctacacttcaaaTGTGCATCATTTATCATCAttaataacagatcacaaacatataattttttgttgattaatttaaaacatgtctatattagacattttaaatccgaacaacaacagttcaatataattttatcaaaaactaataattaaacagttaataacaaacagctaacagcttactgcaactgcagaCAGTTAACAGCAACTGCAACAGCTATtaactaacagctgaaccaaacaggcattaaatgctatatttcttgcggtttggagtgaaacactAAACGTTCTTTCGAAAAtgtgaaacaaacaccctcttaatagtttatgtattttaattttttaatttaaaatattttgacAGTTATGATTAATAATTTTTCATTAATAGATTAGACGGATTTTAAGTAAAGTGTAGATTTAGCCTTAACATATGTAGACTTAACCTTAACATacgaaattgtataaattgcACCCTAATGTTCCCAAGCAATACCAATTTCAGTCCTATgttatcgaaaattagaaaaaattggTTTAACCGTCATTTAATTTTCACTTCAGACTTTCCAAATGTCAATTATGTCTGAGACATTTAGTGTTTTActgacaaaattataaaaattatgttCAAATGCTGATAACTGAGTCTGttatatataagttaattaaaaaatttttttatcaaaatatctaaaatattttttatgttttttttttagaaaactgtgTTATTAATGTAGTTATAAACAATCAACTTTTCAATTTACTGATAAACTTGTTGGAATATCAaatatgacagttaaataataaaTGAATTAGTTTATTTAAATTTTCAGGAAGGCgttaaaaaatgttaaaattaaattagaaCAATTTCATAAATTAgtctaatttattttttttttggtaggaaaaagtttaggtaaAGGAGTGTTTGGATGCTTCTTTTCGtgttcctgtttgcctttttcGGTTCGAaattgagagttttaggtgtttggttagtgacattcCTGTTTACATTTTACACTTGAAAAACAGCAtttggtgtttggttagtgacctcctatttgttttttacacctgaaaaacaACCTTTTAAAAAGCAAAGAATCTCtgttttttgaaaaaacagctttttccaacagcaaaccgtaactgCAAACAGCAGctagcaacagcaaacagcaaaccgtaacagcaaaagGTAAACAAACCGgccataatatatacatattagCTAACAGGCGCATAATCTGCATTTCCCTTAGATTTAACTCTTATCCTTGTGACAGACAAACGATGCTATCCAACTGGGTGAAGTGGGGATGGATAAATACAGGTGGTGGGGCTGATGTGGCAAGAGCCAGCTGTGAAGGAAGAGTAAGGTCGAAGTGGGTGATGATGACCGGAGCCAGAACACGACACGTAGTGAACTAATCAAAGACGATACTCCAGAAATCTGACCCCACTTAAACTGGGGCCTACCATGTGCCAAAGATCATACTCTTGTTTCTATGTGATAATGTGTGAATAGGGTTATCAccctaaatttaatattttttcctttttcctttttcctttttccttttcgtATATAATTATGTCACGTCATCTATACCCTAGGTTACATTTTAATGGATAAATTTTTAATactatattaaattattaattatatgatTTATTTATGGAATTAATTATGTgacattaattttattaatttgacagGCAATAACGTAAATAGCCTCGCATataataaaattttcttttctcGTGTCACTGTGTGAGTCTCTCCCACTCTGTTTCTGAAATAATTGTCTGTTTTTGGATCACGGAAAATAAACTTCGGCGCTTCAGTAAAAACAAATTAGATTTTGAATTTTCATATAGGAGTATTCTAGAACAAATAATTGTTTTTCAATTAGAAAACAGAAACACGTAAACAtctgaaaaataataatcaatgaAGTGAGAAGACCTCAATAAATATTAGACTTTTACTTTTTGTGCGTATGAACGATATTTCGCCGATCCGTGTTAAATTATTGTAataatctatttttatattttcccaTATGGGAAATGTGGATTATTTTCACGTACTATTATTTCATACTTCAAATTTattctatttaattttaattatcaaaatttaattttttaagaaattttttaaatgaaataaaaaatttcaattggatttttttttgggataggGTCAAATTTACTCTTTTGGATAAGTAtagaattatttttaaaaataaattataaaaatttaactctagcatttaaaaaaatcaatttcatcAATATCACggaaaaaattgaacaaattaatttaaattttatttaacagCTAAATTAGACCTTCCAAACATAAAATATGACTAAAATATTTACTTTACAAATACCAACAACTAAAGAGAGTAAGTTCCTTCAAGCGTATACTACACATGTTTCGGGTGTGGTCTCGGCAAAAATGGCAGAGGCCCTCGTGCTTAAAGAGAGTATTGGCTGGGTTTCGTCACTTGGCTATAGTTCTGTTATTTTCGAGTCAGATGCTAAAGTGGTTATTGActctgttggcccaaaataaaaggaattttattttatgtatatagaaagcttgggtttaattttagaatatagtttatattttgtctagaaagtaataaatgataaaatgaaaatgaaaatacaacgcggggcgtgccttcctaTACGCGAAGCGTATACCAGCCATCCGAAGACGTTCCGCTTCAGAGACTCCACTACGCGGGGCGCGCCTtcctatacgccacgcgtaaaacgcaTCAACGAGGCGCTCCAGGATCAGAAacacaaacacgcggggcgtaccttccTATACGCGGAGCGTATATCATGCACCCATAGAAGTTATACTTCAacagctcaaccacgcggggcgcaACACCAAAGACGCCTTGTGTAAACATCATCGACAAGACACACCAAGTTCAGGAGCCGCATTACGCAGGGCGTAGCcagacttacgcggggcgtgttcttTCTCTCGGCGAACTAGAGGTCAGTTCTCGCCCGGAGCCCGTTGTCGATCACCGATTTCTCAGAAACGCATCCGGACACAGCCACGGGCTAGCCTACAAGCTTAGCCCCATCCCCACATCTAGGTCCAAACCTTAAGATCTtctctaaccacaaggtagtggggtgatgtggcatatAAGGTAGTGGAAGTTagtggtagttggaggaagttgaggaagttgatgatgtggcaaggtagtgggcaaggttagagagaaaaataaggggtAGTTGaccaataattaccaaaataccactaaataattaccaaaacgccactctaaaaaactataaatagaccccctccccttcataaaaaatcactcattcaacacacaaaaccccctctcaaagctccaatgcttaGTCTCTAATTCCttttgttcttagttcttcaagttcttcaagttcttccttccgttcttcatttttcttagctttAATTCCTTCTTTAGCTCCCCTTTAGCCTTAATTCAGTTCCAATAGTCTCTTTCTAAGTCTTTTCAATTCACTTTAGCATTCCCAAGCTCTTAATTTGTTCAATTCTTAGCTAGAACTCTGTctccaaattaattttccagattcgtccatttattttcaaagtctgattccgtccatttaaaatcattttttgcttccaatcccttcgacaaagttgttcctgacgtcctgaagttcgatctagtgtatttattttcccaattccgtgttcagaaactctatttataagccgatctttccagctcaaattcttttagatactctgtttccagaattttctaGATTCGTCCGGTTgttttcaactcccaatttcgtccatttaaaaTCCGTTTTTGCCATTGATCCCtcatagaagtttgttcctagtatcctgaagttaaatttagcctacttACTCATCCGATTCCGTGTTTCTACGCATCCAAACGATCCTCCCGAAGTTGAAGGCTAAATCTGTCCCATTTGCCTACTACACGTTTAGTCATTGCAAAGAGCAcctaccgtacgggcccgaccggctgCAGCTCTCCGAGAACCTCACcccaacaccaaaattcaacatcaatccgagatagctattgtggctccgagtttgttgttga
The window above is part of the Euphorbia lathyris chromosome 3, ddEupLath1.1, whole genome shotgun sequence genome. Proteins encoded here:
- the LOC136222328 gene encoding uncharacterized protein, with amino-acid sequence MLGISCEQDSWVSSSNLLVNEEEVAETHTQLSNLDQDEGVFDLERDEIWKKVNESSRKSINNNSSSSFNFNSNSRSNSSSKKKKNQVLLEGYVDVANNENEEDLKKTKSLTDDDLDELKGCLDLGFGFSYDEIPELCNTLPALELCYSLSQKFLDDQNKYPERSSTTVASEAVSSPIANWKISSPGDHPEDVKARLKYWAQAVACTVRLCS